A window of Micrococcus endophyticus contains these coding sequences:
- a CDS encoding Dyp-type peroxidase, producing the protein MPTTDPAEHPDDPRGEDARPASPRAEDARPAGPSRRGLLFGAGAVGGGLLGTALGYGAGHASAAPDAPAASGAAGAGASPSEVMGDTGIEGEVGRAGWAEPGGQSARVAVSSPVGTDTVPFHGPRQAGVDTPAQAHAVFLAFDLLPDTDRLGIERMLRLLTDDAARLTQGRATIADTEPELAAAPARLTVTFGFGPELLARVAPDRAPAWLRPLPAFPQVDRLDPAFGDGDLLLQICGDDRMSVAHARRMLIKAARPFTAERWAQEGFRASRGAHPTGTTMRNLFGQVDGTANPAAQTPHLDRVVWGVGAEQVGITPWIQDGTSLVVRRIEMLLDTWDELDRPGKERVIGRTLGTGAPLTGEQEHDEPDFAALGPAGFPVIPDISHLRRARMDVPEYGMLRRGYNYDDPRGAIESGAGLIFAAYQADVDRQFVPVQERLAESDHLNLWTVPVGSAVFAIPPGCAEGGFVGDVLFA; encoded by the coding sequence ATGCCGACCACTGACCCCGCCGAGCACCCGGACGACCCCCGCGGGGAGGACGCCCGCCCGGCGTCCCCCCGCGCGGAGGACGCCCGCCCGGCCGGGCCCTCCCGCCGCGGCCTGCTCTTCGGGGCGGGCGCGGTGGGCGGCGGCCTGCTGGGCACCGCGCTCGGCTACGGCGCCGGTCACGCCTCGGCCGCCCCGGACGCGCCCGCCGCGTCGGGGGCGGCCGGGGCGGGGGCCTCGCCCTCCGAGGTCATGGGCGACACCGGCATCGAGGGCGAGGTCGGCCGGGCCGGCTGGGCCGAGCCCGGCGGCCAGTCCGCCCGGGTGGCCGTCAGCTCGCCCGTGGGCACGGACACCGTGCCGTTCCACGGGCCCCGCCAGGCCGGCGTCGACACCCCGGCCCAGGCCCACGCGGTGTTCCTCGCCTTCGACCTGCTCCCGGACACGGACCGGCTGGGGATCGAGCGGATGCTGCGCCTGCTCACCGACGACGCCGCACGCCTCACCCAGGGCCGGGCCACGATCGCGGACACCGAGCCCGAGCTCGCGGCGGCCCCCGCCCGGCTCACGGTGACGTTCGGCTTCGGCCCCGAGCTCCTGGCGCGCGTCGCCCCGGACCGGGCCCCGGCCTGGCTGCGGCCCCTGCCCGCCTTCCCGCAGGTCGACCGCCTGGACCCCGCGTTCGGCGACGGGGACCTGCTCCTGCAGATCTGCGGCGACGACCGCATGTCCGTGGCGCACGCGCGGCGCATGCTCATCAAGGCGGCGCGCCCGTTCACCGCGGAGCGCTGGGCGCAGGAGGGCTTCCGGGCCTCCCGAGGCGCCCACCCCACCGGCACCACCATGCGCAACCTCTTCGGGCAGGTGGACGGCACCGCGAACCCGGCCGCGCAGACCCCGCACCTGGACCGCGTGGTGTGGGGCGTCGGGGCCGAGCAGGTGGGGATCACCCCGTGGATCCAGGACGGCACGTCCCTGGTGGTCCGGCGCATCGAGATGCTCCTGGACACGTGGGACGAGCTGGACCGCCCCGGCAAGGAGCGGGTGATCGGCCGGACCCTGGGCACCGGGGCGCCGCTCACCGGCGAGCAGGAGCACGACGAGCCGGACTTCGCGGCGCTCGGCCCCGCCGGGTTCCCCGTGATCCCGGACATCTCCCACCTGCGGCGCGCCCGGATGGACGTGCCGGAGTACGGGATGCTGCGCCGCGGGTACAACTACGACGACCCGCGCGGGGCCATCGAGTCCGGCGCGGGGCTGATCTTCGCCGCCTACCAGGCGGACGTGGACCGGCAGTTCGTCCCGGTGCAGGAGCGGCTCGCCGAGTCCGACCACCTGAACCTGTGGACCGTGCCCGTGGGCTCGGCGGTCTTCGCGATCCCGCCGGGCTGCGCCGAGGGCGGCTTCGTGGGCGACGTCCTGTTCGCCTGA
- a CDS encoding NHL domain-containing thioredoxin family protein, with protein sequence MTDPQTPPAVSPDAAPSDAAPAAVPRAASRVRASELVGRGWLNTGGEQVTLEDLRGKVVILDFWTFCCINCLHVLDELRPLEGEFADVLVTVGVHSPKFEHEADPDALAAAVERYTIEHPVLDDPELTTWQAYSARAWPTLVVVDPEGYIAAHLSGEGHVAGLYSLVRELVAEHEAKGTLHRGSGPYVPPTPVARDLKFPGKAISLAGRGTAPGTFLVADTGHHRLLEVAEDLTTVLRAVGGGDPAGAGEEQAGLAFPTPAEKGHADGGPEQALFNEPNGLALLPEDVAERVGYDVVVADTVNHRLRGLRLADGGVSTVAGNGVQKLIDSERAKEASAGDAEGVSVDLSDLPGEPTAISLSSPWDVAWDPAAGRVVIAMAGTHQLFDFDPVAGALAVHAGTGLEGLLDGDAGSAWFAQTSGLSVGPDGTLWAADSETSAVRWLRTGEDGRREVGTAVGTGLFDFGFVDGEAAQARLQHPLGVTALPDGSVLIADTYNGAVRRYAPAGEDAAGRPVAAAVSTVARGLQEPSDVLVEYDAEGAPAAIVVVETNAHRLVRLAVPEEYLTVDEGARQTQRPRTPMVAGDVDLAIGFAAPSGQKLDDRWGDPTQLKVSCSPEELLLEGAGTSTGLSRTLRLNPAVAEGVLHITARAAACDGEKGQPIPDHAACHLYQQDWGIPVTVHAPEGAPEGAETRLDLDLRGIH encoded by the coding sequence ATGACCGATCCGCAGACCCCGCCCGCCGTCTCGCCCGACGCCGCCCCGTCCGACGCCGCCCCCGCCGCCGTGCCGCGGGCCGCCTCGCGCGTGCGCGCCTCCGAGCTGGTGGGCCGCGGCTGGCTGAACACCGGCGGCGAGCAGGTCACCCTGGAGGACCTGCGCGGCAAGGTCGTGATCCTGGACTTCTGGACGTTCTGCTGCATCAACTGCCTCCACGTGCTGGACGAGCTGCGCCCCCTCGAGGGGGAGTTCGCGGACGTCCTCGTCACCGTGGGCGTGCACTCGCCCAAGTTCGAGCACGAGGCGGACCCGGACGCGCTCGCGGCCGCCGTCGAGCGCTACACCATCGAGCATCCCGTGCTGGACGACCCGGAGCTGACCACGTGGCAGGCCTACTCGGCGCGCGCCTGGCCGACGCTCGTGGTCGTGGACCCCGAGGGCTACATCGCCGCCCACCTCTCGGGCGAGGGGCACGTGGCCGGCCTGTACTCGCTCGTGCGCGAGCTCGTGGCCGAGCACGAGGCCAAGGGCACCCTGCACCGCGGCTCCGGCCCGTACGTGCCGCCGACGCCCGTGGCCCGGGACCTGAAGTTCCCCGGCAAGGCGATCTCGCTGGCCGGCCGCGGCACGGCGCCGGGCACGTTCCTCGTGGCGGACACCGGCCACCACCGCCTCCTCGAGGTGGCGGAGGACCTCACCACGGTGCTGCGCGCGGTCGGCGGCGGGGACCCGGCCGGGGCCGGCGAGGAGCAGGCCGGGCTCGCGTTCCCCACCCCGGCGGAGAAGGGCCACGCGGACGGCGGCCCGGAGCAGGCACTGTTCAACGAGCCCAACGGCCTGGCCCTGCTGCCCGAGGACGTGGCGGAGCGGGTCGGCTACGACGTGGTGGTCGCGGACACCGTGAATCACCGCCTGCGCGGGCTGCGCCTCGCGGACGGCGGCGTGAGCACCGTGGCCGGCAACGGCGTGCAGAAGCTCATCGACTCCGAGCGCGCCAAGGAGGCCTCCGCCGGGGACGCCGAGGGCGTCTCCGTGGACCTGTCCGACCTCCCGGGGGAGCCCACCGCGATCTCCCTGTCCTCCCCGTGGGACGTGGCGTGGGACCCGGCCGCGGGCCGCGTGGTGATCGCCATGGCGGGCACCCACCAGCTCTTCGACTTCGACCCCGTGGCCGGCGCCCTCGCGGTGCACGCGGGCACGGGCCTGGAGGGCCTCCTCGACGGCGACGCCGGCTCCGCCTGGTTCGCCCAGACCTCCGGCCTCTCCGTGGGCCCGGACGGCACCCTGTGGGCCGCCGACTCCGAGACCTCGGCCGTGCGCTGGCTGCGCACCGGCGAGGACGGGCGCCGCGAGGTGGGCACCGCCGTCGGCACCGGCCTGTTCGACTTCGGCTTCGTGGACGGCGAGGCCGCCCAGGCCCGGTTGCAGCACCCCCTCGGCGTGACCGCCCTGCCGGACGGCTCCGTGCTCATCGCGGACACCTACAACGGCGCCGTGCGCCGCTACGCCCCCGCCGGTGAGGACGCTGCCGGCCGCCCCGTGGCCGCCGCCGTCTCCACCGTGGCCCGCGGGCTGCAGGAGCCCTCGGACGTGCTCGTGGAGTACGACGCCGAGGGGGCGCCGGCGGCGATCGTCGTCGTCGAGACCAACGCCCACCGGCTGGTCCGGCTGGCCGTGCCGGAGGAGTACCTCACCGTGGACGAGGGCGCCCGGCAGACCCAGCGGCCCCGCACGCCCATGGTGGCCGGGGACGTGGACCTGGCCATCGGCTTCGCCGCGCCCTCCGGCCAGAAGCTGGACGACCGCTGGGGCGACCCCACCCAGCTGAAGGTCTCCTGCTCCCCGGAGGAGCTGCTGCTCGAGGGCGCCGGCACCTCGACCGGGCTGAGCCGGACCCTGCGGCTGAACCCCGCGGTGGCCGAGGGCGTCCTGCACATCACCGCGCGCGCCGCCGCCTGTGACGGGGAGAAGGGGCAGCCCATCCCGGACCACGCCGCATGCCACCTGTACCAGCAGGACTGGGGCATCCCGGTCACCGTGCACGCCCCGGAGGGGGCCCCGGAGGGCGCCGAGACCCGCCTGGACCTGGACCTGCGCGGGATACACTGA
- a CDS encoding cytochrome c oxidase assembly protein codes for MPSVTAPARGSRPASPDDAARPGASGRPGVPRWIWVLVAAAGAGALAVAAWLTGITAVRELSDPGWITRWGVPAGELVSNLAMTMAIAAIIFAAGILPPHAAGTERWHRSAAQRRADAQEGPLPEHPAFTRTLRVAAVSAGVWTVAALAVGILSYSDLAGIPVTAAEGFTAGLVAYVAGISVGQAWFWVTVIAAVVTTLVIAVRSHNGLFWTGILAMIGLVPLALIGHAAGGDDHYGAVNSIGLHLLGVVVWVGGLLVLVAISDTLVGPDGAQGRARAPREQGSTPLLHTALSRYSVLAGLGLVTVALSGVVNASIRMDDPAQLTSPYGILVVIKFLATLGLGLVGLMHRRWVIPRLDAGPDRPSPAPARRLLWQLIAVEAVVMAAVMGLSAVLSRTAPPVPEELAPDATPARILTGYELPPELTGARWITEWRLDWLWVAIIAFLALWYLRSVWRLHRRGDRWPVLRTLSWMVGLAVLLWATSGSPAVYGRVLFSSHMMGHMTLTMISPLFLVLGAPITLALRALPSRTDGSRGPREWILWIVHSPWGRFITNPIVAGVNFAGSILVFYYTDFFRFSLETHVGHEFMNVHFLLTGFLFALVMVGSDPLPSRPAYPLRLVLLLATMVFHAFIGVAMTGSTGLIQASWFGNMGRNWGPSALEDQHIGGAVMWGIGEFPTVVMAVMVAVLWYRTDRRNAERLDRRADRDGDAELRRWNEMYARMHGTPAAPAEPAPAAASPADSAPDPADQETRDGR; via the coding sequence ATGCCCTCCGTCACCGCCCCCGCCCGGGGCAGCCGCCCCGCCTCACCCGACGACGCCGCCCGCCCGGGCGCGTCCGGCCGGCCCGGGGTGCCCCGATGGATCTGGGTGCTCGTGGCCGCCGCGGGTGCCGGCGCCCTCGCCGTCGCCGCCTGGCTGACGGGCATCACGGCCGTGCGGGAGCTCTCCGACCCCGGCTGGATCACCCGCTGGGGCGTGCCCGCGGGGGAGCTGGTCTCCAACCTGGCCATGACCATGGCCATCGCGGCGATCATCTTCGCCGCCGGCATCCTGCCCCCGCACGCGGCGGGCACGGAGCGCTGGCATCGCTCCGCCGCGCAGCGCCGCGCGGACGCGCAGGAGGGCCCGCTGCCCGAGCACCCCGCCTTCACCCGGACGCTGCGGGTGGCCGCGGTGAGCGCCGGCGTGTGGACGGTGGCCGCCCTGGCCGTGGGGATCCTGTCCTACTCGGACCTGGCCGGCATCCCCGTCACCGCGGCGGAGGGCTTCACGGCCGGGCTCGTGGCGTACGTGGCCGGGATCTCGGTCGGCCAGGCATGGTTCTGGGTGACCGTGATCGCCGCCGTGGTGACCACGCTCGTGATCGCCGTGCGCTCCCACAACGGGCTGTTCTGGACCGGCATCCTCGCGATGATCGGCCTCGTGCCGCTGGCCCTGATCGGCCACGCCGCGGGCGGCGACGACCACTACGGCGCCGTGAACTCGATCGGGCTGCACCTGCTCGGCGTCGTCGTGTGGGTGGGCGGGCTGCTCGTGCTCGTGGCCATCTCGGACACCCTCGTGGGCCCGGACGGCGCGCAGGGCCGGGCCCGCGCCCCGCGCGAGCAGGGCTCGACGCCCCTGCTGCACACCGCGCTGTCCCGGTACTCGGTCCTGGCCGGGCTCGGCCTCGTGACCGTGGCGCTGTCCGGCGTGGTCAACGCGTCCATCCGCATGGACGACCCCGCCCAGCTCACCAGCCCCTACGGCATCCTCGTGGTGATCAAGTTCCTGGCCACTCTCGGCCTGGGCCTCGTGGGCCTGATGCACCGCCGCTGGGTGATCCCGCGGCTCGACGCCGGCCCGGACCGTCCCAGCCCCGCCCCCGCGCGTCGCCTGCTGTGGCAGCTGATCGCGGTCGAGGCCGTGGTGATGGCCGCCGTCATGGGCCTGTCCGCCGTGCTGTCCCGCACCGCCCCGCCCGTGCCGGAGGAGCTGGCCCCGGACGCCACCCCCGCCCGCATCCTCACCGGCTACGAGCTGCCCCCCGAGCTGACCGGCGCGCGCTGGATCACCGAGTGGCGGCTGGACTGGCTGTGGGTCGCGATCATCGCGTTCCTGGCCCTGTGGTACCTGCGCTCCGTGTGGCGCCTGCACCGCCGCGGGGACCGCTGGCCCGTGCTGCGCACCCTGTCCTGGATGGTCGGCCTGGCCGTGCTGCTGTGGGCCACCTCCGGCTCCCCGGCGGTCTACGGCCGCGTCCTGTTCAGCTCCCACATGATGGGCCACATGACGCTGACCATGATCAGCCCGCTGTTCCTCGTGCTCGGCGCCCCCATCACCCTGGCGCTGCGCGCCCTGCCCTCCCGCACGGACGGCAGCCGGGGCCCGCGCGAGTGGATCCTGTGGATCGTGCACTCCCCGTGGGGGCGGTTCATCACGAACCCGATCGTGGCGGGCGTGAACTTCGCCGGCTCGATCCTGGTGTTCTACTACACCGACTTCTTCCGGTTCTCCCTCGAGACCCACGTGGGTCACGAGTTCATGAACGTGCACTTCCTGCTCACGGGCTTCCTCTTCGCCCTGGTCATGGTCGGCTCCGACCCGCTGCCCAGCCGGCCCGCGTACCCGCTGCGGCTCGTGCTGCTGCTGGCCACCATGGTCTTCCACGCGTTCATCGGCGTCGCCATGACCGGCTCCACCGGCCTGATCCAGGCGTCCTGGTTCGGCAACATGGGCCGGAACTGGGGCCCCAGCGCCCTCGAGGACCAGCACATCGGCGGCGCGGTCATGTGGGGGATCGGCGAGTTCCCCACCGTGGTCATGGCCGTCATGGTGGCCGTGCTCTGGTACCGCACCGACCGCCGCAACGCCGAGCGGCTGGACCGCCGGGCGGACCGCGACGGCGATGCCGAGCTGCGCCGCTGGAACGAGATGTACGCCCGCATGCACGGCACCCCCGCCGCCCCGGCCGAGCCCGCGCCCGCCGCGGCGTCTCCCGCCGATTCCGCCCCCGACCCCGCCGACCAGGAGACCCGAGATGGCCGCTGA
- a CDS encoding flavodoxin domain-containing protein — protein sequence MTTLIVTSSAHGSTREIAERVAEVLRTSQSVETVVEDVAGAAAWLATADAVIVAAPVYEGSLAADARHFLDSRRAELADKPLLFLASGGGYELDPKVREKLESYGPREIAFFRGALVEERLGWLEKLKLKVSRNENYGDYRDWDAIEAWAKSLSGHGVR from the coding sequence ATGACCACGCTCATCGTCACCTCGTCCGCCCACGGATCCACGCGTGAGATCGCCGAGCGCGTGGCCGAGGTGCTGCGTACCTCCCAGTCCGTCGAGACCGTCGTGGAGGACGTGGCCGGCGCGGCCGCCTGGCTGGCCACGGCCGACGCCGTGATCGTGGCGGCGCCCGTGTACGAGGGCTCGCTTGCGGCCGACGCGCGGCACTTCCTGGACTCGCGCCGGGCCGAGCTCGCGGACAAGCCCCTGCTGTTCCTGGCCTCCGGCGGCGGCTACGAGCTGGACCCGAAGGTGCGCGAGAAGCTCGAGTCGTACGGCCCGCGCGAGATCGCCTTCTTCCGCGGCGCCCTCGTGGAGGAGCGCCTCGGCTGGCTGGAGAAGCTCAAGCTCAAGGTCTCCCGCAACGAGAACTACGGCGACTACCGCGACTGGGACGCCATCGAGGCCTGGGCCAAGTCGCTCTCGGGCCACGGCGTGCGCTGA
- a CDS encoding AEC family transporter produces the protein MTQVLSGFVVVWVIIAVGFLVGRSGVLGEDARTVLSRTAFYIGSPALLFVTLSGADVAAVLGPQLWVATLSALAAAALFLAVSIPLFKERPASERIMAALSASMVNSANLGIPIAAYVLGDAALAAPVLIFQLAIYTPLYVAAMDAATTSEARARAAGGRPAVRRSRGQALAAQLRQTGTNPMILGSAAGLLFSLNDWTLPGPLMQSVELIGGLSIPAMLLAFGMSLVGSRPLERAGGRRADVLLASGVKLLVHPLIAWVLAQFVLGLDAREVFVAVVLASLPTAQNVFVSAVRYDAGLRVSKDTILITTIVAIPAMIAVALLLA, from the coding sequence GTGACGCAGGTGCTCTCCGGCTTCGTGGTGGTCTGGGTGATCATCGCCGTGGGCTTCCTGGTGGGCCGCTCCGGCGTGCTCGGCGAGGACGCCCGCACGGTGCTCTCCCGCACGGCGTTCTACATCGGCAGCCCGGCCCTGCTGTTCGTCACGCTCTCCGGCGCGGACGTGGCCGCCGTGCTCGGTCCGCAGCTGTGGGTGGCCACCCTGTCCGCCCTCGCCGCGGCCGCCCTGTTCCTGGCGGTCTCGATCCCGCTGTTCAAGGAGCGCCCGGCCTCCGAGCGCATCATGGCCGCGCTGAGCGCCTCGATGGTGAACTCGGCGAACCTGGGCATCCCCATCGCCGCGTACGTGCTGGGCGACGCCGCCCTCGCCGCCCCCGTGCTGATCTTCCAGCTGGCGATCTACACGCCCCTGTACGTGGCCGCCATGGACGCCGCCACCACGAGCGAGGCCCGGGCCCGGGCCGCGGGCGGGCGGCCCGCGGTGCGCCGCTCCCGCGGCCAGGCCCTCGCGGCGCAGCTGCGCCAGACGGGCACGAACCCCATGATCCTCGGCTCCGCGGCCGGCCTGCTCTTCTCCCTCAACGACTGGACCCTGCCCGGGCCCCTCATGCAGTCCGTGGAGCTGATCGGCGGCCTCTCCATCCCGGCGATGCTGCTGGCCTTCGGCATGTCCCTTGTGGGCTCGCGGCCCCTGGAGCGGGCCGGCGGGCGGCGCGCGGACGTGCTGCTGGCCTCGGGCGTGAAGCTGCTCGTCCACCCGCTGATCGCCTGGGTGCTGGCGCAGTTCGTGCTCGGCCTGGACGCGCGGGAGGTGTTCGTCGCCGTCGTGCTGGCCTCCCTGCCGACGGCGCAGAACGTGTTCGTCTCCGCGGTGCGCTACGACGCGGGGCTGCGGGTCTCCAAGGACACGATCCTCATCACCACGATCGTGGCGATCCCGGCGATGATCGCCGTCGCGCTGCTGCTGGCCTAG
- a CDS encoding DUF2087 domain-containing protein: MTRQSDLKTLIRARMAVTGERYTAAAAALADEWEAAERFHATVLARFFDGERLRSIPARRKPRVAVLLELLRRFAPDRAYTEPEVNDLLRPAHEDVATLRRELVDYGFLDRADGVYRMADAGPDVDPRFAADLPVDLERRLRQLRAGR; encoded by the coding sequence ATGACCCGTCAGTCCGACCTGAAGACCCTGATCCGCGCCCGCATGGCCGTCACCGGCGAGCGGTACACGGCCGCGGCGGCCGCGCTCGCCGACGAGTGGGAGGCCGCCGAGCGCTTCCACGCCACCGTGCTGGCCCGCTTCTTCGACGGGGAGCGGCTGCGCTCGATCCCCGCCCGGCGCAAGCCGCGCGTGGCCGTGCTCCTGGAGCTGCTGCGCCGCTTCGCCCCGGATCGCGCCTACACCGAGCCGGAGGTCAACGACCTGCTGCGCCCGGCCCACGAGGACGTGGCCACGCTGCGGCGCGAGCTCGTGGACTACGGCTTCCTGGACCGCGCGGACGGGGTGTACCGGATGGCGGACGCCGGGCCCGACGTCGACCCGCGCTTCGCCGCGGATCTGCCCGTGGACCTGGAGCGGCGCCTGCGTCAGCTGCGCGCGGGGCGCTGA
- the dcd gene encoding dCTP deaminase: MLLSDQDIRAELASGRVGLDPLDEAMVQPASVDVRLDRFFRLFDNHRYAHIDPRQEQDELTRLVEVDPDEAFILHPGEFVLGSTYEQVTLPDDLAARLEGKSSLGRLGLLTHSTAGFIDPGFTGHVTLELSNVATLPITLWPGMKIGQLCFFRLSSPAASPYGTGANQNRYQGQRGPTASRAHLDFHLTRIDR; encoded by the coding sequence ATGCTGCTCTCCGACCAGGACATCCGCGCCGAGCTGGCCTCCGGCCGCGTCGGCCTGGACCCGCTGGACGAGGCCATGGTGCAGCCCGCGTCCGTGGACGTGCGCCTGGACCGCTTCTTCCGGCTGTTCGACAACCACCGGTACGCGCACATCGACCCGCGCCAGGAGCAGGACGAGCTGACCCGCCTGGTGGAGGTGGACCCGGACGAGGCGTTCATCCTGCACCCGGGGGAGTTCGTGCTCGGCTCCACGTACGAGCAGGTCACCCTGCCGGACGACCTCGCCGCGCGCCTGGAGGGCAAGTCCTCGCTGGGCCGGCTGGGCCTGCTGACGCACTCGACCGCCGGGTTCATCGACCCCGGGTTCACCGGGCACGTCACCCTCGAGCTGTCCAACGTGGCCACCCTGCCGATCACGCTGTGGCCGGGCATGAAGATCGGCCAGCTCTGCTTCTTCCGGCTCTCCTCGCCGGCCGCGTCGCCGTACGGCACGGGCGCGAACCAGAACCGGTACCAGGGCCAGCGCGGCCCCACCGCCTCACGCGCGCACCTGGACTTCCACCTCACCCGCATCGACCGCTGA
- a CDS encoding helicase HerA-like domain-containing protein produces MAQNTAGEGLLESIRQGYSFEDATLTLGAAVVGDEVHADTPVRLPLRMMNRHGLVAGATGTGKTKTLQMMAEQLSSAGVPVFLADVKGDLSGLAVAGEASEKLAERTTATGMPWQSQAYPVEFLALGGDGVGVPVRATVDAFGPVLLSRIMELNETQESSLQLMFHWADQRGLAMDDLADLKAVVTHLTSDEGKADLKGLGGVATSTANVILREVTGLEAAGMAAFFGVPEFETAELLRVAPDGRGVITCLELPTLAAKPQLFSTFMVWLLADLFAELPEAGDLDQPKLVFFLDEAHLLFDGASKAFLDAITTTVRLIRSKGVGLFFVTQTPQDLPAEVLGQLANRVQHALRAFTPQDAKALKQTVQTFPTTEYDLAETLTSAKVGEAVVTVMDPEGAPTPVALTRMWSPQSAMEPAPEEAMRQIVGASALLPVYGTAQDRESASEVLSAQAAAAAPSTGGSARGSAAGAGDARVADGHGGGTVVSGVDLGDIEALRREEEKAAARARKEADKPSDFERAMGNFMKSAGTQLGREVVRSVLGTRGRRGGGLLGGLFRR; encoded by the coding sequence ATGGCACAGAACACCGCAGGCGAGGGCCTGCTCGAGTCCATCCGTCAGGGCTACTCCTTCGAGGACGCCACCCTCACGCTCGGCGCCGCCGTGGTGGGGGACGAGGTGCACGCGGACACCCCCGTGCGGCTGCCGCTGCGCATGATGAACCGCCACGGGCTCGTGGCCGGCGCCACCGGCACGGGCAAGACCAAGACCCTGCAGATGATGGCCGAGCAGCTCTCCAGCGCCGGGGTCCCCGTGTTCCTCGCGGACGTCAAGGGGGACCTCTCCGGGCTCGCCGTCGCGGGCGAGGCCTCGGAGAAGCTCGCCGAGCGCACCACCGCCACCGGGATGCCCTGGCAGTCCCAGGCCTACCCCGTGGAGTTCCTCGCCCTGGGCGGCGACGGCGTGGGCGTGCCCGTGCGCGCCACCGTGGACGCGTTCGGGCCCGTGCTGCTCTCCCGGATCATGGAGCTCAACGAGACCCAGGAGTCCTCGCTGCAGCTGATGTTCCACTGGGCGGACCAGCGCGGCCTGGCCATGGACGACCTCGCGGACCTCAAGGCCGTCGTCACCCACCTGACCTCGGACGAGGGCAAGGCGGACCTCAAGGGGCTCGGCGGCGTCGCCACGTCCACCGCCAACGTGATCCTGCGCGAGGTCACCGGCCTCGAGGCCGCCGGCATGGCCGCGTTCTTCGGCGTGCCCGAGTTCGAGACCGCGGAGCTGCTGCGCGTCGCCCCGGACGGGCGCGGCGTGATCACCTGCCTCGAGCTGCCCACCCTGGCCGCCAAGCCGCAGCTGTTCTCCACGTTCATGGTGTGGCTCCTGGCGGACCTCTTCGCCGAGCTGCCCGAGGCCGGGGACCTGGACCAGCCCAAGCTCGTGTTCTTCCTGGACGAGGCGCACCTGCTCTTCGACGGCGCCTCGAAGGCCTTCCTGGACGCCATCACCACCACCGTGCGCCTGATCCGCTCCAAGGGCGTGGGCCTGTTCTTCGTCACCCAGACCCCGCAGGACCTGCCCGCCGAGGTGCTCGGCCAGCTCGCCAACCGCGTGCAGCACGCCCTGCGCGCCTTCACCCCGCAGGACGCGAAGGCGCTCAAGCAGACCGTGCAGACCTTCCCCACCACCGAGTACGACCTCGCCGAGACCCTCACCTCCGCCAAGGTCGGCGAGGCCGTGGTGACCGTGATGGACCCGGAGGGCGCGCCCACCCCCGTGGCGCTGACCCGCATGTGGTCCCCGCAGTCGGCCATGGAGCCCGCCCCCGAGGAGGCGATGCGCCAGATCGTCGGCGCCTCCGCCCTGCTGCCGGTCTACGGCACCGCGCAGGATCGCGAGTCCGCGTCCGAGGTGCTCTCCGCGCAGGCCGCGGCGGCGGCCCCCAGCACGGGCGGCAGCGCCCGGGGCAGCGCCGCCGGCGCCGGGGACGCCCGCGTGGCGGACGGGCACGGCGGCGGCACCGTGGTGTCCGGGGTGGACCTGGGCGACATCGAGGCGCTGCGCCGCGAAGAGGAGAAGGCGGCCGCCCGCGCCCGCAAGGAGGCGGACAAGCCGAGCGACTTCGAGCGCGCCATGGGCAACTTCATGAAGTCCGCGGGCACCCAGCTGGGCCGCGAGGTCGTCCGCTCGGTGCTCGGCACGCGCGGCCGCCGCGGCGGCGGCCTGCTGGGCGGGCTGTTCCGCCGCTGA